A portion of the Bactrocera neohumeralis isolate Rockhampton chromosome 2, APGP_CSIRO_Bneo_wtdbg2-racon-allhic-juicebox.fasta_v2, whole genome shotgun sequence genome contains these proteins:
- the LOC126760817 gene encoding zinc finger protein 354A: MCSLSALKCPLCAQTNFPNIDALRVSLIKAANGPLACPICHELFLGLDKLTIHLFSHTTVMMTETSKGTVVTEGSKRTEQSEKKVDNKLEAEETSISTVAPIKRVSKEKKTKKTRQLVEDSTKMAQIDNNTSFCTQVADSTSSIIANAPAAKLSTCDICEFTFRDEELRDMHFRLVHQNINNNSGELTTNTACSTEPDFKCHLCSKTFKMKGSLRVHLKVVHLMCLPYTGNSPKLSICDRIRHKETKLGATTNKSSTNLAQPTQLKVENNGTQLMQSTATQHQITFAANAPQSTAQVPSGFTFGTLTLLPAPTVAASASGNLLNLNNNGELLQAVDGTALNSNVLLLINTNSTTVPGTEKASTVAGAKSLSNVLINGGKELMEQQSKNTTENNKLWKCNECAKTFTTKYFLKKHKRLHTGEMPYTCEICARTFTFQQSYHKHLLYHSNEKPHVCATCGRAFKELSTLHNHERIHSGEKPFKCEVCGKCFRQRVSFLVHTRIHTGIMPYKCEVCQKSFRYKVSQRTHKCLPQQCATDDAVEDATLGNEAGNNMDKHALEHTTDDISENFIKEFLENTRVNIGDAQNSPASAEITAINAASDCNGNDDEALLTKAIDDIIDESCNKMGIGNQAAGCQHLPSTNIHTSMGPPVACSDDCNSPTQKLQNMRLYSPQLMTGMVDSVSDNTDNIFPRFLLDDGGNNML; the protein is encoded by the exons ATGTGTTCATTGTCTGCGTTGAAGTGTCCGCTTTGTGCGCAGACGAATTTTCCTAATATCGACGCCTTACGTGTCAGTTTAATTAAGGCCGCAAATGGACCGTTGGCCTGCCCTATTTGTCATGAGCTGTTTTTGGGTTTGGACAAGTTGACCATACACCTATTCAGTCATACCACTGTCATGATGACCGAAACGTCAAAAGGGACCGTCGTCACAGAAGGCAGCAAACGAACAGAACAATCAGAGAAAAAGGTCGATAATAAATTAGAAGCAGAAGAGACAAGCATTTCCACAGTAGCGCCAATAAAACGTGTCAGCaaggaaaagaaaacaaagaagACACGACAGCTCGTCGAGGATTCAACGAAGATGGCGCAAATCGATAACAACACTTCATTTTGTACGCAAGTCGCTGATAGTACGAGCAGCATTATTGCTAATGCACCAGCAGCTAAGCTTTCTACTTGTGATATTTGTGAGTTTACATTTCGTGATGAGGAGCTGCGCGACATGCATTTTCGTCTGGTACATCagaatatcaacaacaacagcggtgAACTTACAACGAACACCGCCTGCTCCACAGAACCCGATTTCAAATGTCATCTTTGTTCGAAGACTTTCAAAATGAAGGGTTCGCTGCGCGTACACCTCAAAGTAGTCCATCTAATGTGTCTACCTTATACCGGCAATAGTCCTAAATTGAGCATCTGCGATCGGATACGTCATAAGGAGACGAAGCTTGGAGCCACTACCAACAAGAGTTCCACCAACCTAGCGCAACCCACCCAGCTGAAAGTTGAAAATAACGGCACGCAATTAATGCAGTCCACAGCAACTCAACACCAAATAACGTTCGCCGCGAATGCGCCACAATCAACGGCGCAGGTGCCTAGCGGCTTCACATTCGGTACCTTAACTTTATTGCCGGCGCCAACGGTTGCGGCGAGTGCGTCTGGGAACTTgttaaatttgaataataacGGTGAATTACTGCAAGCTGTGGACGGCACggctttaaattcaaatgtacTCTTGCTAATCAACACAAACTCCACGACAGTGCCCGGTACCGAGAAGGCATCCACAGTTGCCGGCGCCAAAAGCTTATCCAATGTATTGATAAATGGTGGCAAGGAGCTAATGGAGCAGCAGAGTAAAAACACAacagaaaacaataaattgtGGAAGTGTAACGAGTGCGCCAAAACCTTtaccacaaaatattttctgaaaaagcACAAACGTCTGCACACGG GTGAGATGCCGTATACTTGTGAGATTTGTGCGCGAACCTTTACTTTCCAACAGTCATATCATAAACATCTACTCTATCACAGTAATGAGAAGCCACATGTGTGCGCTACTTGTGGTCGCGCATTCAAGGAGCTGTCAACTCTACATAACCACGAACGAATACACAGTGGTGAGAAACCCTTTAAGTGTGAAGTGTGTG GTAAATGCTTCCGACAACGCGTTTCCTTTTTGGTGCATACCCGCATCCATACAGGCATTATGCCCTACAAATGTGAGGTGTGTCAGAAAAGCTTTCGCTATAAGGTCTCACAACGAACACACAAATGCCTACCACAACAATGCGCCACGGATGATGCTGTGGAAGATGCCACACTTGGTAATGAGGCGGGAAATAATATGGACAAGCACGCGCTCGAACATACAACCGATGATATATCAGAGAATTTCATTAAAGAATTTCTTGAGAATACGCGCGTGAACATAGGCGATGCACAAAACTCACCAGCCAGTGCCGAAATTACTGCCATAAACGCTGCTAGCGATTGTAACGGTAACGACGATGAGGCACTACTTACTAAAGCTATTGATGATATAATCGATGAATCGTGTAATAAAATGGGTATTGGTAATCAGGCTGCCGGTTGTCAACATTTACCGTCCACAAATATACACACTTCTATGGGTCCGCCGGTGGCCTGTAGTGATGATTGCAATTCCCCAACTcagaaattacaaaatatgCGGCTTTATTCGCCACAGCTAATGACAGGCATGGTGGACAGTGTTAGTGATAATACAGATAATATATTTCCACGATTTCTACTTGACGATGGAGGAAACAATATGCTATGA
- the LOC126760827 gene encoding Bardet-Biedl syndrome 5 protein homolog isoform X2, whose protein sequence is MCEQKHLRKGEKVLDTIYHIEDTKGNPSDTGRLLATNLRLVWHSLSHKKYNLSIGYGRFVNTNTRSVVSKAGAPTQALYILATGSNTRFEFLFTDISGDTARRDAPIFQSIFEIYQLYQRTYLYRDLKLRGAIILSGQLIIMPDELVYNNINGVWNLSSDQGNLGSFVLTNIRLVWFADANHTFNISLPYLQISNIRIRESKYGPALVIQTAETGGGYVLGFRIDPVERLNEIYKELISLHTIYTENPNFGVRYDSMDAKKRLEKMKEAEEFKTEEFQEIDERQEREVNTKLNTYLAEGMAVAGAEAPIREPVYCKELGFAMERIRDGYKLQDLWDVLPRVEGE, encoded by the exons ATGTGTGA aCAAAAGCATCTGCGTAAAGGTGAAAAGGTTTTGGACACTATTTATCATATTGAGGACACCAAAGGCAATCCCAGCGACACTGGACGCCTTTTAGCCACGAATCTACGTCTTGTTTGGCATTCCTtatcacataaaaaatataatttgt CTATCGGCTATGGTCGATTTGTCAACACTAATACGCGCTCGGTGGTGTCGAAAGCTGGTGCGCCAACGCAAGCCCTCTACATATTGGCAACCGGAAGTAATACACGGTTTGAGTTCCTATTCACCGATATCTCTGGTGATACGGCACGCAGGGATGCACCCATTTTTCAAAGCATTTTCGAAATCTATCA ATTATATCAACGCACATACTTGTATAGAGACCTTAAACTACGTGGCGCAATTATATTATCGGGCCAATTGATAATCATGCCGGATGAGTTGGTCTACAACAACATCAACGGCGTATGGAATTTGTCCAGCGATCAAGGCAATTTGGGCTCATTTGTACTTACCAATATTcgtttggtgtggtttgctgATGCGAATCATACCTTCAATATTAGTTTGCCCTATTTACAAATATCAAAC ATACGCATACGGGAATCAAAATATGGACCGGCGCTTGTGATACAAACTGCAGAAACTGGTGGAGGCTATGTTCTCGGTTTTCGCATAGATCCCGTTGAGCGCCTAAATGAAATCTACAAGGAACTCATTTCATTACATACTATTTATACGGAGAATCCGAATTTCGGAGTGCGTTATGACTCTATGGATGCCAAAAAACGTTTGGAGAAAATGAAAGAAGCAGAGGAGTTCAAGACCGAAGAGTTTCAAGAGATCGACGAACGTCAAGAACGTGAAGTCAACACAAAACTTAACACCTATTTGGCAGAGGGTATGGCGGTGGCCGGCGCTGAAGCACCAATACGGGAACCAGTATATTGTAAGGAGTTGGGCTTTGCAATGGAACGCATTCGGGATGGGTATAAATTGCAGGATTTATGGGATGTGTTGCCGAGAGTAGAAGGAGAATAA
- the LOC126760827 gene encoding Bardet-Biedl syndrome 5 protein homolog isoform X1, translated as MDPLTENLLWEDKEIRFDTPNVQKHLRKGEKVLDTIYHIEDTKGNPSDTGRLLATNLRLVWHSLSHKKYNLSIGYGRFVNTNTRSVVSKAGAPTQALYILATGSNTRFEFLFTDISGDTARRDAPIFQSIFEIYQLYQRTYLYRDLKLRGAIILSGQLIIMPDELVYNNINGVWNLSSDQGNLGSFVLTNIRLVWFADANHTFNISLPYLQISNIRIRESKYGPALVIQTAETGGGYVLGFRIDPVERLNEIYKELISLHTIYTENPNFGVRYDSMDAKKRLEKMKEAEEFKTEEFQEIDERQEREVNTKLNTYLAEGMAVAGAEAPIREPVYCKELGFAMERIRDGYKLQDLWDVLPRVEGE; from the exons ATGGACCCGTTAACAGAAAATTTACTCTGGGAGGATAAAGAAATTAGATTTGACACACCAAATGT aCAAAAGCATCTGCGTAAAGGTGAAAAGGTTTTGGACACTATTTATCATATTGAGGACACCAAAGGCAATCCCAGCGACACTGGACGCCTTTTAGCCACGAATCTACGTCTTGTTTGGCATTCCTtatcacataaaaaatataatttgt CTATCGGCTATGGTCGATTTGTCAACACTAATACGCGCTCGGTGGTGTCGAAAGCTGGTGCGCCAACGCAAGCCCTCTACATATTGGCAACCGGAAGTAATACACGGTTTGAGTTCCTATTCACCGATATCTCTGGTGATACGGCACGCAGGGATGCACCCATTTTTCAAAGCATTTTCGAAATCTATCA ATTATATCAACGCACATACTTGTATAGAGACCTTAAACTACGTGGCGCAATTATATTATCGGGCCAATTGATAATCATGCCGGATGAGTTGGTCTACAACAACATCAACGGCGTATGGAATTTGTCCAGCGATCAAGGCAATTTGGGCTCATTTGTACTTACCAATATTcgtttggtgtggtttgctgATGCGAATCATACCTTCAATATTAGTTTGCCCTATTTACAAATATCAAAC ATACGCATACGGGAATCAAAATATGGACCGGCGCTTGTGATACAAACTGCAGAAACTGGTGGAGGCTATGTTCTCGGTTTTCGCATAGATCCCGTTGAGCGCCTAAATGAAATCTACAAGGAACTCATTTCATTACATACTATTTATACGGAGAATCCGAATTTCGGAGTGCGTTATGACTCTATGGATGCCAAAAAACGTTTGGAGAAAATGAAAGAAGCAGAGGAGTTCAAGACCGAAGAGTTTCAAGAGATCGACGAACGTCAAGAACGTGAAGTCAACACAAAACTTAACACCTATTTGGCAGAGGGTATGGCGGTGGCCGGCGCTGAAGCACCAATACGGGAACCAGTATATTGTAAGGAGTTGGGCTTTGCAATGGAACGCATTCGGGATGGGTATAAATTGCAGGATTTATGGGATGTGTTGCCGAGAGTAGAAGGAGAATAA
- the LOC126758390 gene encoding coiled-coil domain-containing protein 39, producing MATEEGSQTQDELIRKAMLDMGWDPQAEIPMASKENLCILAEMEQMVEEKIQMLESNIQTEDRLEKLLQHSKNAEMCVNQNLKLLQAHQTEVHTEIHLYKVAERVQSKLKADINKIDKETKCFTEYIDNTEKELCRRKNAIDDLTSRVKWAKSVLLEWREAMEDTNKGYQLIEKYFKEDQELARQKDLRRQLLHNELEKLRKELVKLYEEQKSLEQNIECTAILYRTAHTERRQMVETWKLAVQQMLQRERDIRHGENELQNLRIEAERVLKERRNYDKHLDTLIQNNHEIENNIALLNDETSQIKEQIQKLIDMTILKENEVELLQKDLQNLSNKVQQQRVENRKMTKEKDKRNQALEDFKSVLRKLETRLIEMENKHLSAEQRLQMLEEMNDTEEKAQKEINKDKFRLNGLIYRSQDYLQNLKNDCRRLEVSNDGLSASITTVIRNTKKMEKDLNRLTEVHYESAFKCLQIERKIIMLQGGDFDPIQEAEAQKYLTKLEAQNLILQRRLQTTEAQNKKLDYNMRNLTDVYNADHKRLEEMLFNIKEAQMYCEGGIKRLSVEKNKNQQKIVELSLLKMRSKEFENDIIECENNTYHLGKHRLQLNRTMKDRLVEIKSQMDLLNLKRKHLNEERSTLLADIGERSKHIDVVRARLELTSRLMGMNEDGTLVTATQLKVAAAQEKQMLLDEGNELNEKVIKAEEDIKAMENTLMLLNHSNDSYRKNLNKKVDEDQVLEEIKELQSNYCLALTQLKSLRSKHRQVEKENDKNLHIYENLGRQLEISTGKNMENSEILEKLQKEIEDQKTKLQRAEREVKISLKAVKERNLGKEFVEAYERELDLREFEYRNSSALNQLADMAENDDDIGPKVIRIMLDKGLKMPHMLQKTRSFASWRSDVSETSSSRDMPMSTPHSSVSETTSVVIQPSVVSIDFSPS from the exons ATGGCTACAGAAGAGGGCTCACAGACACAAGATGAACTCATACGAAAGGCAATGCTGGACATGGGTTGGGACCCACAGGCGGAAATACCCATGGCTAGCAAGGAAAATCTCTGCATCTTGGCCGAAATGGAACAGATGGTGGAGGAGAAAATACAAATGCTCGAATCGAACATCCAAACCGAGGATCGGTTGGAGAAGCTGTTGCAACATTCTAAAAATGCCGAAATGTGTGTGAATCAGAATTTG AAACTACTGCAAGCGCATCAGACTGAAGTGCACACGGAGATACATCTTTACAAAGTTGCCGAGCGTGTGCAATCGAAGCTGAAAGCTGACATCAACAAAATCGATAAGGAAACTAAATGCTTCACCGAATATATAGACAACACAGAGA AGGAACTGTGCCGACGAAAAAATGCCATCGACGACTTAACTTCGCGCGttaaatgggcgaaatcggtgCTGCTCGAGTGGCGTGAAGCAATGGAAGACACCAACAAAGGCTATCAATTGATTGAGAAGTATTTCAAGGAAGATCAAGAGTTGGCGCGCCAAAAAGACCTGCGTCGGCAATTACTACATAACGAGCTTGAGAAACTACGTAAAGAATTGGTAAAATTATACGAAGAGCAGAAGTCGTTGGAGCAGAATATTGAATGTACCGCTATACTGTATCGTACCGCGCATACGGAGCGTCGACAAATGGTGGAAACTTGGAAATTGGCGGTGCAACAAATGCTACAGCGTGAGCGCGACATACGACACGGTGAGAACGAGCTGCAGAATTTGCGCATCGAAGCTGAACGTGTCTTAAAGGAACGCAGAAATTACGATAAACACTTGGATACCTTAATTCAGAATAATCATGAAATCGAAAATAATATCGCCTTGTTGAATGATGAAACTTCACAGATCAAAGAGCAAATCCAGAAACTCATTGATATGACTATATTGAAGGAGAATGAG GTGGAGCTTTTGCAAAAGGATCTGCAAAATCTCTCAAataaagtgcaacaacaacgtgTGGAGAACCGTAAAATGACTAAGGAAAAAGATAAACGCAATCAGGCATTGGAAGATTTCAAATCGGTACTACGTAAGCTAGAGACACGCCTAATCGAGATGGAGAATAAGCATCTAAGCGCTGAGCAGCGTTTACAAATGCTGGAAGAGATGAACGATACCGAAGAGAAAGCACAAAAAGAGATAAACAAAGATAAGTTCCGGTTAAATGGTTTGATCTATCGTAGTCAGGACTATTTGCAGAATTTAAAGAACGATTGTCGAAGATTAGAG GTTTCCAATGACGGCTTGTCAGCGAGCATCACCACTGTCATTCGAAACACGAAGAAAATGGAAAAGGATCTCAATCGCCTAACGGAAGTGCACTACGAGTCG GCTTTCAAATGTCTACAAATTGAACGTAAAATAATAATGTTACAAGGTGGAGATTTCGACCCCATACAAGAGGCCGAAGCACAGAAATATTTAACCAAGTTGGAGGCGCAAAATTTGATACTGCAAAGACGATTACAAACTACCGAagcacaaaacaaaaagttggaCTATAATATGCGAAATTTAACCGATGTCTATAATGCTGATCACAAGAGATTGGAGGAGATG CTCTTCAACATCAAAGAGGCGCAAATGTACTGCGAGGGCGGCATAAAACGTTTGAGTGTCGAAAAAAACAAGAATCAGCAGAAGATTGTCGAGTTGAGTCTTCTGAAGATGCGCAGCAAGGAGTTTGAGAATGATATAATCGAATGCGAAAACAATACCTATCACTTAGGGAAACATCGTTTGCAACTAAATCGTACCATGAAGGATCGTTTGGTGGAGATAAAGAGTCAAATGGATTTGCTAAATCTGAAGCGTAAACATTTGAATGAAGAAAGAAGCACATTGCTGGCAGACATCGGAGAACGTTCGAAACATATTGATGTCGTGCGTGCACGACTAGAATTGACCTCCCGACTGATGGGTATGAATGAAGATGGCACTTTGGTGACAGCAACGCAATTAAAGGTGGCTGCGGCGCAAGAGAAACAAATGCTCCTAGATGAGGGTAACGAATTGAATGAGAAAGTGATCAAGGCAGAAGAAGATATTAAGGCGATGGAAAACACACTGATGTTGCTGAACCATTCAAACGACTCATACCGCAAGAACCTGAATAAGAAAGTGGATGAAG ATCAAGTCTTGGAAGAAATCAAAGAATTGCAGTCCAACTATTGTCTTGCCTTGACGCAACTCAAGTCTCTACGCAGTAAACATCGTCAAGTGGAAaaagaaaatgacaaaaatttacatatatatgagaACCTGGGAAGACAATTGGAGATCTCAACTggcaaaaa CATGGAGAATAGcgaaatattggaaaaactaCAAAAGGAAATTGAAGATCAGAAAACCAAACTGCAGCGCGCCGAACGCGAGgtcaaaatttctttgaaggCGGTTAAGGAGCGCAATTTAGGCAAGGAATTCGTTGAAGCTTATGAACGCGAATTGGATTTGCGTGAATTTGAATACCGTAATTCGAGCGCACTTAACCAGCTGGCTGACATGGCGGAGAATGATGACGACATTGGCCCGAAAGTAATACGTATAATGTTGGATAAAGGCCTTAAAATGCCTCATATGTTGCAGAAAACACGCAGCTTTGCTTCATGGCGCAGCGATGTGTCGGAAACCTCTTCATCGCGTG ATATGCCTATGTCCACTCCACATTCTTCCGTTTCGGAGACTACAAGCGTTGTTATTCAACCTTCGGTCGTTTCCATAGATTTTTCACCATCTTAA
- the LOC126758400 gene encoding LOW QUALITY PROTEIN: RNA polymerase II-associated factor 1 homolog (The sequence of the model RefSeq protein was modified relative to this genomic sequence to represent the inferred CDS: inserted 2 bases in 1 codon), whose translation MAPTIINTTSNAEKRPVRAAERKSELICRVKYGNSLPDIPFDLKFLQYPFDSNRFVQYNPTSLERNYKYEVLTEHDLGVTIDLINRDLYQADPYAQLDPADERLLEEDVHTPHDSMRSRQHSRSVSWLRKSEYISTEQTRFQPQNLENIEAKVGYNVKKSLREETLYLDRDAQIKAIEKTFSDSKHEISKHYSKPNVVPVEILPVYPDFKNWKYPCAQVIFDSDPAPAGKNVPAQLEEMSQAMIRGVMDESGEQFVAYFLPTEETLDKRRNDFAENVLYKDDEDYEYKIAREYNWNVKSKASKGYEENYFFVVRQDGVFYNELETRVRLNKRRVKTGQQPSNTKLVVKHRPLDANEHRMQRYREKQLEPAGDEEDEEMEEDEEDEEEIATTTQTTSENNNNKGGDADDGDESENDNAEAAQKAKDRQSRSRSKSHAKSKSRSRSRSSSGSRSGSGSRASRSRSRSKSGSRSRSGSRSTAHSRSRSRSASKSPSRSRSATPAGSHKSVSRSRSRSASHTSRSPSRSVSRSRSXARSNSGSRSPSKTPARSRSRSRSGSRSGSASGSRSGSASRTPSRSGSATPSGSDSGSGSGSEAED comes from the exons ATGGCGCCCACTATTATTAATACAACTTCGAATGCGGAGAAGCGACCTGTTAGAGCGGCCGAACGCAA GTCCGAATTAATATGTCGGGTGAAATATGGCAACAGTCTTCCTGACATACCCTTTGACTTGAAATTTCTGCAGTATCCGTTCGACAGCAACCGCTTTGTGCAATACAATCCGACTTCGCTGGAACGCAACTACAAATATGAAGTGCTTACCGAACATGACTTGGGTGTAACAATCGACTTAATAAATCGCGATCTATATCAGGCCGATCCCTACGCTCAACTTGACCCAGCAGATGAAAGGTTATTGGAGGAAGATGTACACACGCCGCATGATTCGATGCGTTCGCGCCAACATTCGCGCAGTGTTTCATGGTTGCGTAAGTCGGAATATATTTCGACAGAACAGACGCGCTTCCAACCGCAAAATCTTGAGAATATTGAAGCTAAGGTGGGTTATAATGTTAAGAAGTCCTTACGCGAAGAAACGCTCTACCTTGATCGTGATGCACAAATTAAAGCTATTGAGAAAACATTCAGTGACTCCAAACATGAAATCAGCAAACATTACTCCAAACCAAATGTGGTACCAGTGGAAATATTGCCTGTGTATCCAGATTTCAAGAATTGGAAGTACCCATGtgcacaggttattttcgaTAGTGATCCTGCGCCTGCTGGCAAAAATGTACCGGCACAATTGGAAGAAATGTCTCAAGCTATGATTCGTGGTGTGATGGACGAAAGTGGTGAACAATTTGTCGCCTACTTCTTACCCACTGAAGAGACTTTGGACAAGAGACGCAATGACTTTGCTGAAAATGTTTTGTACAAAGACGACGAGGATTATGAGTACAAAATTGCACGCGAATACAACTGGAATGTCAAAAGTAAAGCATCTAAGGGTTACgaagaaaattactttttcgTTGTACGTCAAGATGGTGTATTCTATAATGAATTGGAGACACGTGTGCGCCTAAATAAGCGACGTGTGAAGACCGGACAACAACCAAGCAATACCAAACTG GTGGTCAAACATCGCCCATTGGATGCCAATGAACATCGTATGCAAAGATACCGAGAAAAACAACTAGAGCCAGCAGGTGATGAGGAGGATGAGGAAATGGAAGAAGATGAAGAGGACGAGGAAGAGATCGCAACAACTACACAGACCACTagtgaaaacaataataacaaaggcGGTGATGCTGATGATGGAGACGAATCCGAAAATGACAACGCAGAAGCAGCTCAAAAAGCGAAAGACCGTCAATCACGCTCCCGTTCTAAATCGCATGCAAAATCTAAGTCCCGTTCACGATCACGATCTAGTTCTGGTTCACGTTCAGGTTCGGGTTCACGTGCTTCACGCTCTCGATCTCGCTCCAAGTCGGGTAGTCGCAGTCGTAGTGGTTCTCGCTCTACCGCACATTCACGATCGCGGTCACGTTCTGCATCCAAATCGCCATCACGTTCTCGCTCAGCTACACCAGCAGGATCGCATAAATCTGTTTCAAGATCACGTTCACGTTCTGCCTCACATACTTCACGCTCACCATCGCGTTCGGTTAGTCGCTCCCGCTC CGCTCGTTCTAACTCTGGATCGCGTTCACCATCGAAAACGCCAGCACGTTCTCGCTCCCGCTCTCGATCTGGCTCGCGATCAGGCAGCGCTTCTGGTTCACGTTCTGGCTCAGCCTCACGTACACCGTCCCGTTCAGGCAGCGCAACACCAAGTGGTTCGGATAGCGGTTCTGGCAGTGGCTCGGAAGCAGAAGATTAA